One window from the genome of Epinephelus moara isolate mb chromosome 5, YSFRI_EMoa_1.0, whole genome shotgun sequence encodes:
- the si:dkey-96g2.1 gene encoding uncharacterized protein si:dkey-96g2.1, which yields MAGLCWMAVMVAFFLSAENSLAVDQNRLASFVNGILSQYGTQGMFSLAVSIPDNQNQNINTILQNIFQSDPPDNVRNVINNGQVYKGTRVVAAKVLKPTNGRPDHAESRVVDELDRFFRRSNPSDLLLFYVYASPCVEKCSSNTHQQSILERIKSISKWSNYAFVFSKIFKPRNGPTNTDEQRRGALERLGHSIGPENIFRCEWQCTSCSSGGNVANYCVS from the exons ATGGCTGGCCTGTGCTGGATGGCAGTGATGGTGGCCTTCTTCCTGTCTGCTGAAAACAGTTTGGCTGTGGACCAGAACAGGCTTGCCTCATTTGTAAACGGCATCCTCAGTCA GTATGGAACACAAGGCATGTTCAGTCTGGCAGTAAGCATCCCTGACAACCAGAACCAGAACATTAACACTATCCTTCAGAACATCTTTCAAAGTGATCCTCCTGACAATGTGAGGAATGTCATCAACAATGGCCAGGTGTACAAGGGCACCAGGGTGGTTGCTGCCAAAGTTCTGAAACCGACCAATGGAAGACCTGATCACGCAGAGTCACGAGTCGTGGACGAATTGGATCGCTTCTTCAGACGTAGTAATCCGAGTGATCTGTTGCTTTTCTATGTTTATGCCTCCCCATGTGTCGAAAAATGTTCAAGCAACACACATCAGCAGAGCATCCTCGAAAGGATTAAAAGCATCAGTAAATGGAGCAATTACGCTTTTGTGTTCAGTAAAATATTCAAACCCAGGAATGGTCCTACCAATACTGATGAACAGCGGCGTGGAGCCCTTGAACGACTCGGGCATTCAATTGGTCCTGAGAACATATTCCGTTGTGAGTGGCAGTGCACCAGCTGCTCCAGTGGTGGAAATGTTGCAAATTATTGTGTTTCTTGA